The genomic window CTGGCTGCCGGTGCCACGGAGCATGAATGCCTTGAGGTAGCGAGTGGGGATCTCCTGCGCCCGCTCCACCGGCCAGAGCATCTGGCGCGCCCGATCGAGGATCCGCGTGGACAGATCCGTGGCGACGATCTCGATCTGCCAGCCCTCCTCCGCCGGCAGGTGGAGGCGCAGCACCATGGCCAGCGAGAAGGCCTCCTCTCCCGTCGAGCACCCCGCGCTCCACGCCCGCACCCTGCGCGCACCCGAGCCCGGATGCCCCTGCGCCCTCCAGCGAGGCAGCACCTCCTGCTCGAGGAACTCGAAGTGCCGGGCCTCGCGGAAGAAGCGCGTCTCGTGCGTGCAGATGGCATCCAGCAGTCGCAGCCGCTCCTCCGCATCCTCCTCCACCTGGCGCAGATAGGTGCCGAAGGAAGGGCCGCCCAGCTCGCGCAGCCGGCGCGACAGCCGCCCCACCAGCAGCGCCTTCTTCGTCGGCGCCAGGTAGATGCCCGCCTCGCGGTAGATGAGCCGCTGGTAGCCCTGGAAGACGCGGTCGGGGAGCTCCGAGGGGCTCGAGGGGAACTCCGGCTCGCCCGAGGGGAGCTTCGACAGGGCGTCCTGGATCATGGGCCGTGCTCCGTCCTCAGGCCTGGGGCTCGCCCGCCTCGGCTCCCGCGGGAGGAGCCTCCGGCGGCGGAGGTGACTCGGGCGGCGGCTCGGTGGTCACGGCGCTGGCGGCCCGGATCTCCTGGGCGTTCAGGACGCGATCGATGTCGAGCAGCAGGATGAACTTCTTGCCCGCTCGTCCCAGGCCCACCAGGTAGTCGGCGTGGATGGGAGTGCCGAACGCGGGTGGGGGCTCCACGTCTCCCGAGCCGAGCTCCAGCACCTGCCCCACGGCGTCCACGAGCACGCCCATGACCAGCCGCTCCCCCTGGAACGTCACCTCCACCACGACGATGCAGCTGCGGCGATGGACCACGCTCGGCGGGAAGCCGAGCTTCATGCCCAGATCGACCACCGGCAGCACGCTGCCGCGCAGGTTCGTCACGCCGCGGATCCACTCGGGAGCGCTGGGCACGCGCGTCACCGCTTCGTACTCGACGATCTCCCGGACCTGGAGGATGCGCAGGGCGTACTCCTCTCCGGCGATGAAGAAGCTCAGGTATTGGACGAGGGGCTCGGGCACGGGCTGGCTCATGGCGGGCTTCTAGAAACGCTTGAACTCACGGTCCTCATCCGGCAGCGCGGCGGGGCCCTGCTCACGCCCCGCGGGAGGCGTCTCCTGGCCGGTGGGCTTCGTGTCGTGGACCGCGGCAGCCAGGAGCTGCGTGGAGGACCTGCCCTGCTCCCCCAGCTCCGGCGGGGCCGAGCTGTCTCGGGGCGCTCGCGGCCGTGACGGCCTCCAGTCCTCCTCGGCCACGCGGAAGAACGACACCAGCTGCTGCAGCGTCTCGGCCTGCGCCGACAGCTCCTCGGCGGTGGCCGACAGCTCCTCGGCGGCCGAGGCGTTGCGCTGCGTCACCTGCTCCACCTGCAGCATCGCCCGGTTCATCTGCTTCACCCCCGAGGCCTGCTCCGCGCTCGCCAGCACCACCTCCTGCACCAGCTGGGCCGTCATCTGGATGGACGGCACCAGCGCCTCGAGCAGCTCGCCCGAGCGCTGTGCCACCTTCACGCTCCGGCTGGCCAGCGCGCTGATCTCCTTGGCCGCCGCCTGGCTGCGCTCGGCCAGCTTGCGCACCTCCGTGGCCACCACCGCGAACCCCCGGCCGTGCTCCCCGGCCCGGGCCGCC from Hyalangium gracile includes these protein-coding regions:
- a CDS encoding CheR family methyltransferase, with protein sequence MIQDALSKLPSGEPEFPSSPSELPDRVFQGYQRLIYREAGIYLAPTKKALLVGRLSRRLRELGGPSFGTYLRQVEEDAEERLRLLDAICTHETRFFREARHFEFLEQEVLPRWRAQGHPGSGARRVRAWSAGCSTGEEAFSLAMVLRLHLPAEEGWQIEIVATDLSTRILDRARQMLWPVERAQEIPTRYLKAFMLRGTGSQEGWMKAGPELRPLVRFQRLNLNDERYPTLGRFDLLFCRNVFIYFDAASKGRALDRLVDHLSPRGFLFVGHAESLGGLTQRVRLVQSTIYAPGLAG
- a CDS encoding chemotaxis protein CheW; this encodes MSQPVPEPLVQYLSFFIAGEEYALRILQVREIVEYEAVTRVPSAPEWIRGVTNLRGSVLPVVDLGMKLGFPPSVVHRRSCIVVVEVTFQGERLVMGVLVDAVGQVLELGSGDVEPPPAFGTPIHADYLVGLGRAGKKFILLLDIDRVLNAQEIRAASAVTTEPPPESPPPPEAPPAGAEAGEPQA